Proteins encoded within one genomic window of Lysinibacillus sphaericus:
- a CDS encoding DMT family transporter — protein MSNQGKANLLMVIVTMFWGLSYTFMVMGLETLAVYNVVALRCIIAFFAAGILFYKRMIKVDFKTLKYAAIQGLLLFIVFALSLFGLETTSVSNAGFILSLTVVLVPIFSSFIDKKLPSKAVSFAIVSTMIGITVLTVQHSFTFQTGDILVAIAALSYSIYLLLNGRFTRSVESISYGIYQLGFAGLYALVLTLLFETPTLPNSTTSWIAILGLGIICSAFCFVGQTVAQQYTSATHTGLIFSLEPIFAAMFAMMFIGEGLTVKLLIGGSFILIGNLVAQLEHLHLLRFIRKHEQEKVMH, from the coding sequence TTTATGGTTATGGGGCTTGAAACATTGGCTGTTTATAATGTGGTAGCGTTACGTTGTATTATCGCATTTTTTGCAGCAGGCATACTCTTTTATAAACGCATGATCAAAGTCGATTTCAAAACATTAAAATACGCAGCTATTCAAGGTTTGCTTTTATTCATTGTGTTTGCACTTAGCTTATTCGGACTGGAGACTACTTCCGTTTCCAACGCAGGATTTATTTTAAGTCTGACAGTTGTGCTAGTGCCTATATTCAGTAGCTTTATCGACAAAAAATTGCCTTCAAAAGCTGTTAGTTTTGCGATTGTTAGCACAATGATTGGTATTACTGTATTAACTGTACAACATTCATTTACTTTCCAAACAGGCGATATTTTAGTCGCTATTGCTGCGTTAAGCTATTCAATTTATCTGCTGTTAAACGGTCGATTTACTCGTAGCGTAGAGTCGATTTCATACGGCATCTATCAACTCGGCTTCGCTGGATTGTATGCACTTGTTTTAACGCTACTTTTTGAAACACCAACACTTCCAAATTCTACTACTTCATGGATTGCCATTTTAGGGCTTGGTATTATTTGTAGCGCATTTTGCTTTGTTGGCCAAACTGTTGCACAACAGTATACATCTGCTACACATACAGGGCTTATCTTTTCATTGGAGCCTATTTTTGCCGCGATGTTTGCCATGATGTTTATCGGTGAGGGGCTTACGGTTAAATTACTGATTGGTGGTAGCTTTATTTTAATCGGCAATCTTGTTGCCCAACTGGAACATCTTCACCTTTTACGCTTTATAAGAAAACATGAACAGGAAAAAGTGATGCATTAA
- a CDS encoding general stress protein, translating into MMNEQNPKIEVAHTREEMFHILKCMRMEGYHTDEIHIIAREASDLEDVKWNADVKTHEAGNWFDQIKSWFTGETAVTEGLKRFDLTEGQTAYYAQLVEEGAIVLYAEHDDNIDPTSATLGVESQRAQLDALDTRVTPPESIVDETPAQREERLKAEERMNDAEQIRRYL; encoded by the coding sequence ATGATGAATGAACAAAACCCAAAAATTGAAGTTGCACATACGAGAGAAGAGATGTTTCACATTTTAAAATGTATGCGCATGGAAGGTTACCACACGGATGAAATCCATATTATTGCAAGAGAAGCTAGCGATTTGGAAGATGTCAAATGGAACGCTGATGTGAAAACCCACGAAGCTGGTAATTGGTTTGACCAAATTAAATCATGGTTTACAGGAGAAACAGCGGTCACAGAAGGATTAAAACGTTTTGATTTGACAGAGGGTCAGACAGCATATTACGCACAACTTGTGGAAGAAGGGGCCATTGTATTATATGCAGAACATGATGACAACATCGATCCAACATCGGCTACACTTGGCGTCGAATCACAACGTGCACAACTGGATGCGCTGGATACACGTGTCACGCCACCTGAATCGATTGTGGATGAGACACCAGCTCAACGTGAGGAACGCTTAAAGGCTGAAGAGCGTATGAATGATGCGGAACAAATAAGAAGATATTTGTAG
- a CDS encoding Dps family protein, whose translation MPQDLNKELNKLVATWSVLYTKLHNYHWYVTGNAFFTLHAKFEELYNEVTLNFDDTAERILSKGGEPVATLKEYLELSYVEEATGKETAEEMVATTISDFEKQMQAINNTMQLAAEEGDDRTEDLLNAMYQSLEKHTWMLKAFLDKKGA comes from the coding sequence ATGCCACAAGATTTAAACAAGGAATTGAATAAACTCGTAGCAACATGGTCGGTACTGTATACAAAACTACATAACTATCATTGGTATGTAACCGGGAATGCCTTTTTTACACTCCATGCAAAATTTGAAGAATTATACAATGAGGTTACATTAAATTTTGATGATACGGCTGAACGTATTCTATCCAAAGGTGGCGAGCCTGTCGCTACTTTAAAAGAATACCTTGAGTTATCCTATGTAGAAGAAGCAACGGGAAAAGAGACAGCAGAGGAAATGGTCGCAACTACTATTTCTGACTTTGAAAAGCAAATGCAAGCTATCAATAATACGATGCAGCTTGCTGCAGAAGAAGGCGATGACCGTACAGAAGATTTGCTGAATGCGATGTATCAATCCCTTGAAAAACATACTTGGATGTTAAAAGCCTTTCTTGATAAAAAAGGCGCTTAA
- a CDS encoding GNAT family N-acetyltransferase, whose product MNITLSQLTYVDMESLYTFELTNRAYFEKMVPSRGDDYYEFNNFQKQNLMLIHEQEQERSYFYLIKNELGQIVGRINLTDIDKKQLLGHIGYRVGDEHSSKGIANKALKLLLTIASNKGIRQIAAKTTTNNIASQKVLEKNGFIYTGTSSEEFAMNGQKLKFVYYNWNDSEASRL is encoded by the coding sequence ATGAATATTACATTAAGCCAATTGACATACGTTGATATGGAAAGTTTATATACATTCGAGCTTACTAATCGGGCTTATTTCGAAAAAATGGTACCTAGTCGTGGTGATGATTATTATGAATTTAATAATTTTCAAAAGCAAAACCTTATGCTAATACATGAACAAGAGCAAGAACGATCTTATTTCTATTTAATCAAAAATGAACTTGGACAAATCGTTGGGCGCATCAATTTAACCGATATAGATAAAAAACAACTGTTAGGTCATATCGGTTATCGAGTTGGCGATGAACATAGCAGCAAGGGCATTGCTAATAAAGCGTTAAAGTTATTATTAACAATCGCGAGCAATAAAGGCATTCGACAAATTGCTGCGAAAACAACAACAAACAATATAGCTTCACAAAAAGTATTAGAAAAAAATGGATTTATATACACTGGCACAAGTTCTGAAGAGTTTGCAATGAATGGACAAAAATTAAAGTTTGTTTATTATAATTGGAACGATTCGGAGGCAAGCCGTTTGTAA
- a CDS encoding IS3 family transposase: protein MHHNDHYSISLLCECAGIARSAYYKWTQRVPTKRQLENNEILKEINALHEKGQAKFGYRKMKLHLNHKYNKQFNHKRIYRLMKLAASPSQSMQMDAPQPTPTLKNPVGNLFNEE, encoded by the coding sequence TTGCATCACAACGACCACTACTCTATCTCGCTACTATGCGAATGCGCAGGAATTGCACGCTCAGCTTATTATAAATGGACACAGCGCGTACCAACAAAAAGGCAGCTTGAAAATAACGAGATTTTAAAAGAAATAAACGCGCTACATGAAAAGGGACAAGCAAAATTTGGCTATCGCAAAATGAAGCTACATCTAAACCATAAATACAATAAACAATTTAATCATAAACGGATTTATCGATTGATGAAACTAGCTGCTTCGCCATCACAAAGTATGCAAATGGACGCACCACAGCCTACCCCAACTCTAAAAAATCCTGTTGGAAATCTATTCAATGAGGAATAG
- a CDS encoding helix-turn-helix domain-containing protein translates to MPKGRKTTLEERVQIVFFCLKHDKNYQLTADRFQVSYQQVYQWVKKYEAGDEASLQDKRGRTKKEQERTIEEQFKEEIKYLERENERLRTENALLKKLEDIEGRRVM, encoded by the coding sequence ATGCCAAAGGGAAGAAAAACGACATTAGAGGAACGAGTTCAAATCGTTTTCTTTTGTTTAAAGCATGATAAAAACTACCAACTTACTGCAGATAGGTTTCAAGTGTCGTACCAACAAGTTTACCAATGGGTTAAAAAATATGAAGCGGGTGACGAAGCATCGCTACAAGATAAACGCGGGCGAACTAAAAAAGAACAGGAGCGTACAATAGAAGAACAATTTAAAGAAGAAATAAAATATCTTGAACGCGAAAATGAACGTCTACGTACAGAAAATGCATTGCTAAAAAAGCTAGAGGATATCGAAGGGAGGAGAGTTATGTAA
- a CDS encoding general stress protein — protein sequence MNEQNPYIEVAHSKEEMLEILKQMHNRGFHTNDIHIIAKDATPFADIKWETDIHTHEAGNWLDQFKSWFTGESAVKEGVKRFHLSEGQTAYYAQLVEHGAIVVFGEKANTDTPVTIAIDQEENRYWHNPLEPRVTAPEPFIDTIDHVETPEQREHRLRAEESLEEAEQLNKDNT from the coding sequence ATGAATGAACAAAATCCATATATTGAAGTGGCACACTCGAAAGAGGAAATGCTAGAAATATTAAAACAAATGCATAACCGAGGTTTTCACACGAATGATATTCATATTATTGCGAAGGACGCTACGCCATTTGCGGACATTAAATGGGAAACAGATATACACACGCATGAGGCAGGCAATTGGCTCGATCAGTTTAAATCATGGTTTACAGGTGAATCTGCTGTAAAAGAAGGCGTCAAACGTTTTCATTTAAGTGAGGGGCAAACGGCCTATTATGCACAACTTGTAGAGCATGGTGCTATTGTTGTGTTTGGCGAGAAGGCCAACACAGATACCCCAGTAACAATAGCGATTGATCAAGAGGAAAATCGCTATTGGCATAATCCACTTGAACCTCGCGTTACTGCGCCTGAACCATTTATTGATACGATTGATCATGTCGAGACGCCTGAGCAACGAGAGCATCGGTTAAGAGCAGAAGAAAGTTTGGAAGAAGCGGAACAATTGAATAAAGATAATACGTAA
- a CDS encoding Dps family protein, translating to MSQNLNKQLNKLVATYSVLYTKLHNYHWYVTGSAFFTLHEKFEELYNETTLNLDEIAERILSKDGKPVATLKEHLELSYIEEATGKETTEEMVATTISDFQKLMKALNATMELAAEEGDDRTEDLLNAMYQSLEKHAWMLKAFLNE from the coding sequence ATGTCACAAAATTTAAACAAGCAACTAAATAAGCTAGTAGCAACATACTCTGTACTGTATACAAAATTGCATAACTACCATTGGTATGTAACAGGCAGTGCCTTTTTTACACTGCATGAAAAATTTGAAGAATTATATAATGAAACAACATTAAATTTAGATGAAATCGCAGAGCGTATTCTATCCAAAGATGGCAAACCAGTAGCTACTTTAAAAGAGCATCTGGAGCTTTCTTATATAGAAGAAGCAACAGGTAAAGAAACAACGGAAGAAATGGTTGCTACAACAATTTCTGATTTCCAAAAGTTGATGAAAGCTTTAAACGCAACGATGGAGCTTGCGGCAGAAGAGGGCGACGATCGAACGGAAGACTTATTAAACGCTATGTATCAGTCACTTGAAAAACATGCATGGATGTTAAAAGCATTCCTGAACGAATAA
- the pepF gene encoding oligoendopeptidase F, which yields MEVLPLRKDVAVEETWNLQDLLENDADFEPALAQFVEDAVKFESTYKGSITDAQKVIEVLTAFEALQVGIIPLGTYASLNIQADRTDDVAQMRAAKFSTAIGKISSSIAFVNSELLALDETILEQAAASSPLYNRYITQLLKQKPHQLHPEVEKTLAALRSTFDAPYEIYNTTKLVDMHFGEFEANGKNHPLSYVLFENDWELESDPTIRRAAFNAFSNKLREYQHTTAKVYNTHIQQEKTIADLRGFDSVIDFLLFDQDVDRSLYNRQIDLITKELAPHMRRYAKLVQKAHGLDKMTFADLKISLDPSYDPKLTMAEAKDYVEKSLAVMGKDYEEMIERAFNERWIDYAPNKGKSTGAFCSSPYGSHPYILMSWNERMNEVFTLIHELGHAGHFVNAHAHQSYLNNRPSLYFIEAPSTMNEMLLANYLLTHNDDKRFKRWVISNIVSKTYYHNFVTHLLEAAYQRKVYELVDAGESVNATVLNQLKRTVLEDFWGDTVHILEGAELTWMRQPHYYMGLYPYTYSAGLTISTQVSQRILKEGSTAVDEWLKVLQAGGTKSPVELAQMAGVDVTTDQPLRDTIAYIGQLIDELERLTAEIEV from the coding sequence ATGGAAGTATTACCATTAAGGAAAGATGTTGCAGTGGAAGAAACGTGGAATTTACAGGATTTACTTGAAAATGACGCTGATTTTGAACCTGCATTAGCTCAGTTTGTAGAAGATGCAGTAAAATTTGAAAGCACCTATAAGGGGAGCATTACGGATGCGCAAAAGGTAATTGAGGTACTGACAGCCTTTGAAGCATTACAAGTAGGCATTATCCCTCTGGGAACCTATGCGAGCTTAAATATACAGGCTGATCGTACGGATGACGTTGCACAAATGCGCGCAGCAAAATTTAGCACGGCGATTGGAAAAATTAGCAGTTCCATCGCATTTGTGAATAGCGAATTGCTTGCATTAGACGAAACCATTTTAGAGCAAGCTGCAGCGTCAAGTCCCCTATATAATCGCTATATCACACAACTGTTAAAGCAAAAGCCTCATCAACTACATCCTGAAGTAGAAAAAACGCTTGCTGCTTTGCGTTCTACATTCGACGCACCTTATGAAATTTATAACACGACAAAGCTCGTGGATATGCATTTCGGGGAGTTTGAGGCAAATGGCAAAAATCATCCACTTAGCTATGTGTTATTCGAAAATGATTGGGAACTTGAAAGCGATCCAACGATACGTCGAGCAGCATTCAATGCCTTTTCTAACAAGCTTCGTGAGTATCAACATACTACGGCAAAAGTATATAACACGCATATCCAGCAAGAGAAAACAATCGCCGATTTACGGGGCTTCGACTCTGTCATTGACTTTTTATTATTTGACCAAGATGTCGATCGTTCGCTTTATAATCGTCAAATTGACCTTATTACAAAAGAGCTTGCCCCACATATGCGTCGTTATGCCAAGCTTGTACAAAAAGCGCATGGCTTAGATAAAATGACGTTTGCTGATTTAAAAATATCACTCGATCCAAGCTATGATCCAAAATTAACAATGGCAGAAGCAAAAGATTATGTTGAAAAATCATTAGCTGTAATGGGTAAAGATTATGAGGAAATGATTGAAAGGGCGTTCAACGAGCGCTGGATTGATTACGCACCAAATAAAGGAAAATCTACAGGCGCATTTTGCTCAAGTCCCTACGGTAGCCATCCGTACATTTTAATGTCATGGAATGAGCGTATGAACGAGGTATTCACACTAATCCATGAGCTTGGTCACGCCGGTCATTTTGTTAATGCACATGCACATCAATCGTATTTGAATAATCGCCCTTCCCTCTACTTTATCGAGGCACCATCTACAATGAATGAAATGCTATTAGCAAACTATTTATTGACACATAATGATGATAAACGCTTTAAACGTTGGGTTATATCAAACATCGTATCGAAAACATATTATCATAACTTCGTCACACATTTACTAGAGGCAGCATACCAACGTAAAGTATATGAACTAGTGGACGCTGGCGAATCAGTGAATGCTACAGTATTGAATCAATTAAAACGTACTGTTTTAGAAGATTTCTGGGGCGATACTGTCCATATCCTAGAAGGCGCAGAATTAACATGGATGCGTCAGCCTCATTACTATATGGGCTTGTATCCATACACATATAGTGCTGGTTTAACGATTTCTACACAAGTATCGCAACGTATTTTAAAAGAAGGTAGTACGGCTGTAGATGAATGGTTAAAAGTACTGCAAGCAGGTGGCACTAAATCGCCTGTAGAGCTTGCCCAAATGGCAGGTGTTGATGTCACGACAGATCAACCGCTGCGAGATACAATTGCTTACATCGGTCAGTTAATTGACGAGCTTGAAAGACTAACAGCAGAGATTGAAGTCTAA
- a CDS encoding SEC-C domain-containing protein, with protein MVKRNDPCPCGSGKKYKKCCEGKQQVTVEAVAIEELERVLQTFYLEYPERKDVRAYIEHVGTWQPKLESVLQRELIEAIALDDFFFHQEPSIWKGYLKKTKKKTVRPSTLKVLEGWSQPTLFIGTVTVVEEKYFKASHVLSNEEIYIRRENDKPIPEGMHVFAFILPDGTKQEAHYLAVSTLIFFPHDHEQVFVKLKENFEASNKKVQTFLKEDHLTFWELLVSNGYKGEEFTNFENGVITQVKEFLEQNERETAPMLELLEDYLIEGQPSARKEAAIAAGAIRYGQEKELFESLSMTVKEIAATFDISPSSLTKYYQDLSQYASTK; from the coding sequence ATGGTAAAACGTAATGATCCATGCCCATGCGGTAGCGGCAAAAAATACAAAAAATGTTGTGAAGGTAAACAGCAAGTTACAGTTGAAGCTGTAGCAATCGAAGAACTAGAGCGTGTACTACAAACATTCTATTTAGAATATCCAGAACGCAAAGATGTTCGTGCTTATATCGAGCATGTTGGCACATGGCAGCCTAAATTAGAGAGCGTACTACAACGTGAGCTTATTGAAGCGATTGCGTTAGACGACTTCTTCTTCCATCAAGAGCCATCTATTTGGAAAGGGTATTTAAAGAAAACGAAGAAAAAGACGGTAAGACCTTCAACTTTAAAAGTACTTGAAGGCTGGTCACAACCTACACTCTTTATTGGTACGGTAACTGTTGTAGAGGAAAAATATTTTAAAGCTAGTCATGTTCTTTCAAATGAAGAAATTTATATCCGTCGCGAAAATGATAAGCCAATTCCTGAGGGAATGCATGTCTTTGCGTTTATCCTGCCAGATGGCACGAAGCAGGAAGCGCATTATCTAGCGGTATCAACGCTTATATTCTTCCCACATGACCATGAACAAGTATTTGTGAAGTTAAAAGAAAACTTTGAGGCTTCGAATAAGAAAGTTCAAACATTCTTAAAAGAAGATCATCTAACATTCTGGGAGCTACTTGTGTCTAACGGCTACAAGGGCGAAGAATTCACAAACTTCGAGAACGGTGTTATTACGCAAGTCAAGGAATTCCTTGAACAAAATGAGCGTGAAACAGCTCCGATGCTTGAACTATTAGAGGATTACTTAATCGAAGGACAACCCTCTGCACGTAAAGAAGCGGCCATCGCAGCAGGTGCTATTCGCTACGGTCAGGAAAAAGAGCTATTTGAATCACTTTCTATGACAGTCAAAGAAATTGCAGCGACTTTCGATATTTCCCCTTCCTCTTTAACAAAATACTACCAAGATCTAAGTCAATACGCTTCAACAAAATAA